The segment CGCGACCGGCCGCGCCGGCCTTGCGCAGCGCCGCTTCGATGCCGGCCGAGCCGGCGCCGCTGTTGTAGATCGCGACCACGTCGTCGTGCGCCTGCAGTGCCTTCGCCACCGCGCGGTAGCAGCGGTCGTCCTGGTCGAGCGTCTCGACCGGCTCGTCGTCGCAGCGCAGCGCGGCGAACGCGTCGGCGAGCTGGTCGCGGCAGCCGGCGATCCGGTCGACGTGCGCGCGGTAGCCCATGCGCCCGCCGAGCAGCAGCACGCGGCCGGGGCGTGCCGTCAGGCGGCCGATGTAGTAGCCGGCCGTGCGTCCGGCGCGGTAGTTGTCGATGCCCGCGTAGTGCACGCGGTCGATGCCGCCGATGTCGGTGACCATCGTGACGACGGTCTCGCCGCGCGCGATCGCGCCGGCCAGCGCGTCGCGCACGCGGGCGGTGTCGCGCGCCGTGACGATCAGCGCCGCGCGCCGGTATGCGGGCCGCTCGATCAGCGCGGCGGCGCGTTCGTCGTCTGCGGCGGGCAGGATCGTCCGGTGCACGACCACGCGCCGGTCGAGCATCTGCAGCGAGCGCTGCAGCGCCTGCTGCAGCCGCCGGAAGAACGGCGTGTCGGTGTCCGGCAGCAGCACGTCGACGTGGATCAGCCCGTGCCGCGTGTCGGGCAGTTGCCGCGGCACGCCGAGCTGCCGCGCCGCCGCGACCACGCGCTCGCGGGCTTGCGCCGACACGCTGCCGCGCTCGTTCAGTACGCGATCGACGGTGGTCGTGCTGACGCCGGCGAGCGCCGCGATCTCGTCGAAGCGCGCGGTGCGCTTGCGCCAGCGCGGCCCGGATTCACCTGCCATGGTCGTCTCCATCGTTGTGGTCGCCATCGGTCACGTGGCGCTGCCTGGAACGCTAAAGCGATGGCGAAATTTCGTCAATGTTTCGATTGAGCGGAGGCGGCCCGTCGCCTAATTTTGGTTCCATGAGGAAGCGCTTGCCGCGCTTCCCACGCACAAGCAAACCAGGAGACACGAGTGGCCCATACCGACGACCAGGCGCACGACCGCACGGCGGCGCGCCGTCAGGCATACCGGATGATCGGCGGCGCCGGCGAGCACGCGCGTGCGGCGGGGCTTGTCAACGCTGAGTGGTACCGGTGCGCGGTGCCGCGGCCGCTGATGAAGCAGCTGATGCAGCGCGGCGACGCGCGCGCGATCCGCGACACGCTGATCTGGTACGCGGCGATCGCGGCCAGCGGCGCGCTCGCGTGGCTCGCCTGGCGCGCGCATTCGGCGTGGGCCATTCCCGCATTCTTCGTGTACGGCACGCTGTACTGCAGCCCGGCCGACTCGCGCTGGCACGAATGCGGGCACGGCACCGCGTTCCGCACGCGCTGGATGAACGATGCGCTGTACCAGGTCGCGTCGTTCCAGGTGTTCCGCCGCGCGACGGCGTGGCGCTGGAGCCATGCGCGCCATCACACCGACACGCTGGTCGTCGGGCGCGATCCGGAAATCGCCGCGCCGAAGCCGACCGACTGGCTCGCGCTCGCGCTGAACGTCGTCGCGCTGAAGCATGTGGCCGGCGAACTGCGCAAGATGATCGCCGTCGCGTTCACCGGCCGGCTCGACGACGAGGAGCGCACCTACGTGCCCGAATCGGAATGGCCGAAGGTCGTGCGCGAGGCGCGCATCCATCTCGCGGTCTATGCGCTCGCGGCCGGTGCCTCGCTGTACTGGCACACGATCCTGCCGCTGCTCTACATCGGGCTGCCGAGCCTCTACGGCGCGTGGCTGTACCTGTACTTCGGCCTCACGCAGCACGCGGGCATGCCCGAGAACGTGCTCGATCACCGGCGCAACTGCCGGACCGTGATGATGAATCCGGTGTTCCGTTTCCTGTACTGGAACATGAACTACCACGTCGAGCACCACATGTTCCCGATGGTGCCGTTCCACGCGCTGCCGAAGCTGCACGAGGCCGTGAAGGCCGACATGCCGCCGCCGTACCGCAGCACGCTTGCCGCGTATGCGGAGATCGTGCCGGCGCTGGTCCGGCAGACGCGCGACCCGTCCCACTACGTCGTGCGGCCGGTGCCGGACACCGCGCGCGCGTGACCTGCATCGCACAACCCAATCAAGGAGACACGCATCATGACGCAATGGATCGACACCGGCGCGCTCGACGACATCGACGATGAAGACGTCGCGCGCTTCGACCACGCAGGCCGCACGTACGCGATCTACCGGATCGACGGCCATGTCTATGCGAGCGACGGCCTGTGCACGCACGAGCGCGTGCATCTCGCGGACGGGCTCGTGATGGACCATGTGATCGAATGCCCGAAGCACAACGGGCGCTTCGACGTGCGCGACGGCCGGCCGCTGTCCGCGCCCGCGTGCGAGAAGCTGCGCACCTACCGCGCGAAGATCGAGGGCGGCCGCATCCTGATCGAGGTGTGATGCGATGACCAACGACCGGGTGATGGCGATCGTCGGCGCGGGCCATGCGGGCGGCCGCGCAGCACAGGTGTTGCGCGAGTCCGGCTGGCGCGGGCGCATCGTGCTGATCGGCGCGGAGGCGCACCTGCCGTACGAGCGGCCGCCGTTGTCGAAAGGGGTGCTGACGGGCGAGCGCAGCGCGGCGCAGTGCCGGTTGCGCGACCCGGACGCATGGGCGGCCGACGCCATCGAGCCGGTCGTCGCGACGGTCGAGCGCATCGATCCGCACGCACGCGAAGTGCGTGTGTCCGGCGCTCGGGTGTTCGGCTACGATGCGCTGCTGCTCGCGACCGGCGCTCGCGTGCGCCGCCTCGCGATTCCGGGCGCGGCGCTCGACGGTGTATTTGCATTGCGCACGCTCGACGACGCGGCTGCGCTCGGTGCGCGGCTCGTGCCCGACGCGCGGATCGTGCTGATCGGCGGCGGCTTCATCGGTCTCGAAGTCGCGGCGTCGGCGCGGCTGTGCGGCTGCCGCGTGACCGTGCTCGACGCCGCGCCGCGCCTGCTCGGGCGCGCGGTGCCGGAGACCATCGCGTCGCGCGTGCAGGCGCTGCACGAGGAGCAGGGCGTGGCGATCCGCGTGAACCGCAAACCCGTTGCGATCGAGCGGACCTCGGGCGGCGCGCTGGCCGTCGTGCTCGACGACGGCGACACGTTGTTCGCCGATACGGTCGTGGCCGGCATCGGCATCGAACCGGCCGACGAACTGGCGCGCGACGCGGGCCTCGCGGTCGATCGCGGCATCGTCGTGAACGCGCGGCTCGAGACGTCGGCGCGCGGCATCTATGCGGCCGGCGACGTCGCGGTGTTTCCGAGTGCGTTGTCGGGGCGACCGGTCCGCCAGGAAACTTGGCACGGCGCCGAGACCCAGGCGCGCGCCGCCGCGCGCAACATGCTCGGCGCCGACGCACCGTATCGCGAGCTGCCGTGGTTCTGGTCGGATCAGTACGACGCGCAGTTGCAGGTGGCCGGGGAGCCGGCGCTCGGCGAGCTGGCGGTCGCGCGCAGGCTCGAGGGCGACGCCGAAATCCATTTCCATTTCGATGGTGGCGGACGGCTCGTCGCGGCGAGCGGCTTCGGCCGCGCGTCCGGATTCGTCAAGGAGATGAAGCTGGCGAGGAGGCTGGTCGAGTTCGGCGTCGCGGTGGTGCCCGCGGCGCTCGCCGATGCGAACGTGAAGCTGAAGTCGTTGTTGCCGGCGTCGGGCGGCGGGTAGGCGGAACGCGCGATGAAAAACAGCCCGCGGCCTTCCGGCACGCGGGCTGTGTTGCTTCGTCGGTGCGACGGTGCGCGTCAGTGCGGCACGTGCAGTTGCAGATAGAGCACGGACGCGAGCGAGCCGCCGATCAGCGGGCCGACCACCGGAATCCACGCATAGCGCCAGTCGCTGTCGCGCTTGCCGGGAATCGGCAGCAGCGCATGCATGAGGCGCGGCGCGAGGTCGCGCGCGGGGCTCATCGCGTAGCCGGTCGGGCCGCCGAGGGAGATGCCGATGCCCAGCACCAGCAGACCGACGGGCAGCGCGTCGAGCGCACCGAGGCCGACCTGCGGCGACGCGAGATACAGCACGCCGAGGATCAGCACGAACGTGCAGATCGCCTCGGTCAGCACGTTGTGCCGGACGCTGCGGATCGCGGGCGCCGTGCAGAACACCGCGAGCTTCAGGTCCGCATCGGCTTCCTTCGCGAAGTGCTGGCGATACGCGAGCCACACGAGCAGTGCGCCCGCCATCCCGCCGAGCATCTGCGCGAGGATGTAGCCGCCGACTTTCGACCACGTGAACTTGCCCGCGAGCGCGAGGCTGATCGTCACGATCGGGTTCAGGTGCGCGCCGCTGAACGATGCGGTCACGTAGACGGCGACGAATACGGCCATCGCCCAGCCCCACACGATCACGATCAGGTCCGCGCCCTTGCCCTTGGTCTTCGCAAGCAGCACGTTTGCGACCGCGCCGTTGCCGAGCAGCACGAGGATCGCGGTGCCGATGAATTCTGCAATATAAGGTGACATGGTTGTCTCTCGTATGTCACGGCGGACTCGCGCGCGAGCGCGGTCCGCCGGTGTTGTTGTATTTCGTATGGAGGGCTGACGATTACTGGGTATCGTCGGCCCACGCCTTCGCGGCGCGCACCGCACGCTGCCAGCCGGCCATGCAGCGTTCGACCTGCTCCTTCGGCATCGACGGCGAGAAGCGGCGATCGAGCTGCCACTGGCTGCGCACTTCGTCGAGGTTCTTCCAGTAGCCGATCGCGAGGCCCGCGAGGTAGGCCGCGCCGAGCGCGGTCGTCTCGGTGATCTGCGGACGCACCGCGTCGACGCCGAGCAGGTCGGCCTGGAACTGCATCAGCAGGTTGTTCGCGCTCGCGCCGCCGTCGACGCGCAGCTCGCCGATGCTGATACCCGAATCGGCTTCCATCGCGGCCAGCACGTCGAGCGACTGGTACGCGATCGCGTCGAGCGCCGCACGCGCGAGGTGTGCGGACGTCGTGCCGCGCGTGACGCCGAACACCGAACCGCGCGCCCGCGCGTTCCAGTGCGGTGCGCCGAGGCCGGCGAACGCGGGTACGAGATAGACGCCGTCGGTGTGCGGCACGCTCGCGGCGAGCGCTTCGATTTCCGCGGCCGTCTTGATGACGCCGACGCCGTCGCGCAGCCATTGCACGACTGCGCCCGCGATGAAGATGCTGCCTTCGAGCGCGTACTGCACGTCGTCGCCGATCTGCCACGCGATCGTCGTGACGAGGTTGTTCTTCGACTCGATCGGCTTGTCGCCGGTGTTCATCATCAGGAAGCAGCCGGTGCCGTAGGTGTTCTTCACCATGCCCGACGTCGTGCACATCTGGCCGAACAGGGCGGCCTGCTGGTCGCCCGCGATGCCTGCGAGCGGGATCTTCGATGCGAACACGGTCGTCTTCGTGTAGCCGTAGATTTCCGACGACGCCTTCACTTCCGGCAGCATGCTGCGCGGGATGTCGAGCAGTTCGAGCAGCTCGTTGTCCCACTCGCGCGTGTGGATGTTGAACAGCATCGTGCGCGACGCATTCGTGACGTCGGTCACGTGCAGTTCGTGCTTGGTGAAGTTCCACACCAGCCAGCTGTCGACGGTGCCGAATGCGAGCTTGCCCTGGCGCGCCTTGTCGCGCGCGCCCGGCACGTTGTCGAGGATCCAGCGGATCTTCGTCGCGGAGAAGTACGAGTCGATCGGCAGGCCGGTCTTCGCGCGCACCTTCGCTTCGAGGCCCTGCTGCTTCAGCGAATCGCAGAAGTCGGCGGTGCGGCGATCCTGCCAGACGATCGCGTTGTAGACGGGCTGGCCCGTCTCGCGATCCCAGACGATCGTCGTCTCGCGCTGGTTGGTGATGCCGATCGCGGCGATCGACGTGCCGTTCAGGCCCGTGCGCGTGACGGCTTCTGCGGCGACGCCGGCTTGCGTCGACCAGATTTCCTGCGGGTCGTGCTCGACCCAGCCGGGTTGCGGGTAGATCTGTTCGAATTCCTTCTGGGCAATCGACACGATATTGCCCTGGCGATCGAACAGCATCGCGCGGGAACTCGTGGTGCCCTGGTCAAGCGCGAGGATGTACTGGTCCTGCATGTCTCTCATCTCCATCCGTGGATTGGCTTAGTTGTGATGCGCGCCGCATGGTGGGCGGCGCGTCGGTGAGTCAACATCGGTAAGACAACTGCAACTGCATTAGGGTCTGTTTACATATGGAACGCGCATGCGTTGCCACGAGAACGGCCGCTCGCGAGGCGCGCGACGCTGCGAATACTGGACGTATCGCCAAGGAGCGCAACGCGGCGAGCGGCCGTTCTCGTGGCAACCCCAAATTAAAAAAATCACGTCACGGGAATGCCCGAAATCGCCCGTATGGCGGCGTCGCTCGTCGCTTGTTTGGCAAGGCCAAACGGCGCTCCTCACTTCTTGCCCTACGAGCGATTTCGGGCATTCGCATGTGCGTTCCATATGTAAACAGACCCTAGGATCACGCGTGCGGCGCGTGCGCGGCGGCGAACCACGCATCGACCGCGGCCGTCACCGCATCGAGCGTGCCCGGCGTGACGTGCAGGCCGAGCTTCGAGCGGCGCCACAGCACGTCCTGCGCGCAGGTCGCCCATTCGGCGTCGCGCAGGTAGCGCAGTTCGGCGTCGTGGATGCCCGGCGCGATTTCGGTGCCGAGATCGGCGAGCGACTTCGCGCCGTCGACCACGCGCTCCGCGCGCGTGCCGTAGGCGCGCGCATAGCGGCGGGCGAGCGCGGCGGGCAGCCACGGATAGCGTTTGGCGAACGAGCCGGCGAACACGTCGAACTTTGCGTTCGCGATGTCGCCGCCCGGCAGCGCGGCGCCGGCCGTCCAGGTTTTCGCGTCGCGGCCGAGCGCGCCGCACAGCATGTCGCCGGCTTCTTCCGCGAGCTTGCGGAACGTCGTGATCTTGCCGCCGAACACCGACAGGAGCGGCGCGCCCGCGCCGTCGTCCAGTTCGAGGCGGTAGTCGCGCGTGACGGCCGATGCGTTCGTCGCGTTCTCGTCTTCCAGCAGCGGGCGCACGCCCGAATAGGTCCAGTGCACGTCGGCCGGCGAGATCTTGCGCTTGAAGTAGCGGTTGATCGAATCGCACAGGTACTGCGTCTCGTCGCGATCGATCGCGACCTTCGCGGGATCGTTCGTGTATTCGACGTCGGTCGTGCCGATCAGCGTGAAGTCGTGTTCGTACGGAATCGCGAAGATGATCCGCTTGTCCGGGTTCTGGAAGATGTACGCGTGATCGTGATCGAACAGGCGGCGCGTGATGATGTGGCTGCCCTTCACGAGCCGCACGCTGTGCTGCGCGCCGCGGCCGAGCGCGCCGTGCAGCACGTCGCCGACCCACGGGCCGGCCGCGTTCGCGATCGCGCGCGCATGCACGACGCGGATCGAACCGTCGGCGCGCTGCAGCCGCGCTTCCCATTCGTCGCCGCGGCGTTCGGCGGATACCAGCTTCGTGCGCGTCAGGATCTCGGCGCCGCGTTCCTTCGCATCCATCGCGTTCAGCACGACGAGGCGCGCGTCGTCGACCCAGCCGTCCGAATATACGAAGCCGCGCTTGATCGAATCGATCAGCGGTGCGCCGGCTGCATGGCGGCGCATGTCGATGCCGCGCGAGCCGGGCAGCAGTTCGCGTTTCGCAAGGTGATCGTAGAGGAACAGGCCGATGCGGATCAGCCAGGCCGGACGCAGGTTCGGCATGTGCGGCATCACGAAGCGCAGCGGCCACATGATGTGCGGCGCCGCGCGCAGCAGCGTCTCGCGCTCCTGCAGCGCCTTGCGCACGAGCCCGAACTCGTTGTACTCGAGATAGCGCAGGCCGCCGTGAATCAGCTTCGTGCTGCACGACGACGTGTGCGACGCGAGGTCGTCCTGCTCGCAGAGCATGACCGACAGGCCGCGGCCGGCCGCATCGCGCGCGATCCCCGCGCCGTTGATGCCGCCGCCGACGACGAGCAGATCGTAGCGATTCCGTTGGGTCACCTGCTGTCCTTATCGTCTGATGGAAATGGGTGAACACGAAATGTTCGAATTCGAAATTTAACGAACGAAATCGAAAAAGTAAAGTTCGATAAAGCGGGGCCAGTAGCGCGCGGCACGATCCCGGACGATACTGGCGGAATCGACCGTTTCGCGAGGTGAATCATGCGTATTGGGATGTGGGCCGGCGTGTGCGCCGTCCTTCTGGCGGGGTGCAGCGCGGGCACGCCGCCGCTCGCCGGCAACTGGCGGGCGCCGTCGTTCGCCGACCTGCAGACGTCATGCGGCGGCACGGCGCGCGACTGGGGCGCGGACGCGCAGCCGGTCTACTCGACGCTGTACGACGCGTACGTGGCGAAACGGTATCGCGGGCTGACCGAAGCGAACTATTGTGCGTTCGTAAACGAACTTTCGACGCGCTATGCGGCGCCCGACGCGGCGGCGCGCGCCGGCTGGATCGCGTATTTCAACGGTGCGCGCGCGCAGGCCATCAGTTGGCGGGCGGCGGTCGATCCGACGCTGCGCGGCGGCTGAAGCCGGCTGCGGCGAACGGGCGGGGAAAGCGGAAACGACCGCGCGGCCGGGAATCCGGCCGCGCGGTCAAGTCAGGAACAACGGGCCGGGGATCCGGCCGCGGGTCAGGTCAGGAACAACGGGCTTCACGAATAGCGGTACTTGATGGATCGCAGCGCGGCGTCGCCGGTCTCGGTCACGCAGTATTTGCGCCCCGAGCCGAGTCCTTCGAGGCGGACAAGCTGCTGTTCGAGCAGTATGTCCAGTTCATCCCGATCCATATCGCGCTGGTCAGGCGCGTCCTTCACAAGCAATAGCGTGGCGAATTCATGCGGACTCAGCATCGTTCTCTCCATGGCATCCGGTCTGCCCGCGCGGCCGGCGCAAACGCCGACGCACGATACCCCGGGGGGTATGGCTTGGGGGGAAAAGCTGCATTCGCCGGCCCTGAAATTCGCACACGCCCTGGCACAGGCGGTCGGGCGAACGGACCGGGGAACTGGAGTCTAGTCGAGCGCGCACGCAACGACAAATCGTGCCCCGTTAATTTTCCGTTTGACAGGAGAATGCACCGCAAGCGGTTTGCTCGCGGCGCCAACTTCTTGATTTCACTTGAAGTTTCGGGTGCGGTGCAGCATCGCGAGCGTCTTCGCAAGCGTCATTCCGCGACGTACACCTGGGTGCCGGCGGCGGCCACCGTGTCGGCCATCTCGGGCGGCAGCGGCTTGTCGGTGAAGAGCGCGTGCACCTGGCTCAGGTGGCCCTGGCGTACCAGCGCGGGGCGGCCGACCTTCGAATGGTCGGTCACGAGGTAGACCGTGCGCGCATGCTGCATGATCGCCTCGGCGACGCGCACCTCGCGCGTGTCGAAGTCGCGCAGCGTGCCGTCGGCCTCGATCGCCGACGTGCCGATGATCGCGTAGTCGACCTTGAACTGGCGGATGAAGTCGATCGCGAGCTCGCCGACGATGCCCTTGTCCCACGGCCGCACGATGCCGCCGGTGATCAGCACTTCGCAGTCGGGGTAGCCGCTCATCATCGACGCGACGTTCAGGTTGTTCGTGATCACGTGCAGCCCGTGGTGGCGGTTCAGTGCGCGCGCGACTTCCTCGGTCGTCGTGCCGAGGTTGATGAACAGCGACGCCTGGTCGGGGATGTGCGACGCCGCGAGCGCCGCGATGCGCCGCTTCTCGTCGTGGAACATCCGCTGGCGCGCCGTGTACGACACGTTCTCCGAACTGGTCGGCAGGCTCGCGCCGCCGTGGTAGCGGCGCAGCAGGTTCAGGTCGGCGAGCCAGTTCACGTCGCGGCGGATCGTCTGCGGCGTCACCGCGAAGTGCGCGGCGAGATCGTCGACGGTCACGAAGCCGTCGCGCTGCACCCATTCGAGCAGTTCCTGCTGGCGCGCGTTGAGGGTGAGGCGGGGATCTCGGGTCATGGCTCGATGGTCGTGTCGTGAGACGGAGCGGGTATTGTAAGGGCGGCAACGGCGTTCGGCCGGCCTGGCCGGCACGGTCGCGTGCAATTCATGCGGAAATTGCATGGATTCATGTGACAAATGAATTTGTGCGATTGCGCTGATCGCGCTGCAATGGCGGACTGCCTGCACACGCGGGCGCGCATTCATTCAGCTTTCGACGAGGTGGCACCGATGACTGGCTTCAACTGGCACAACCCGTATCCGACGACCCGCATCCCGGTATTTGCGCGCAACGTCGTGTCGACGTCGCACCCGCTCGCTGCGCAGGCCGGGCTGCGGATGCTGTGGAAAGGCGGCAACGCGGTCGACGCGGCGCTGGCCGCCGCAGCCGCGATCACGGTGGTCGAGCCCGTGTCGTGCGGGCTCGGCGGCGACGCGTTCGCGCTCGTATGGGACGGCGAGCGGCTGTCCGGGCTGAACGCATCGGGCGTCGCGCCGGCCGCGTGGAACGTCGACTATTTCCGCAAGCGCCACGGCGAGGATGCGCACGGCATTGCGAACAAGCCGACCCGCGGCTGGGATACCGTCACCGTGCCGGGCGTGATCGCCGGCTGGGAAGCGCTGCACGCGAAGTTCGGTTCGCTGCCGTTCGCGGATCTGCTCGAGCCGGCGATCGAGATCGCGGAGCGCGGTTATGCGGTGCCGCCGATCGTCGCGCACAAGTGGGCGGCGGCGGTGCCCGCGCTGCAGGGCCTGCCGGGCTTCGCGGAGACCTTCATGCCGCGCGGCCGTGCGCCGCTCGTCGGCGAACGCGTCTGCCTGCCGGGCCATGCGCAGACGCTGCGCACGCTCGCGAAGGACGGCGCCCGTGCGTTCTATGAAGGCGCGCTCGCCGAGCGCATCGCGGCGTTCGCCCGCGAGGGCGGCGGCGCGATGACCGAAGCCGACCTGCGCGCATACCGGCCGGAATGGGTCGAGCCGATCGGCAAGCGCTTCGGCCGCCACACGATTCACGAGATCCCGCCGAACGGGCAGGGCATCGCTGCGCTGATCGCGCTCGGGATCGCCGAGCATGCGGGCGTGACGGAATGGCCGCTCGATTCGGTCGACTCGCAGCATCTGCAGATCGAGGCGATGAAGCTCGCGTTCGCGGATGTCTATCGCTACGTCGCCGATCCGCGTGCGATGGAAGTCACGCCCGAGCAGATGCTCGACGATGCGTATCTCGCCGAACGCGCGAAGCAGATCGATCCCGCGCGTGCGACGCACTTCGGTGCCGGCCGGCCGCATTCGGGCGGCACGATCTACCTGTCGGCGGCCGACGAGCGCGGGATGATGGTGAGCTTTATCCAGTCGAACTACATGGGCTTCGGTTCGGGGCTCGTCGTGCCCGGCACCGGCATTGCGCTGCAGAACCGCGGGCACGGCTTCTCGATGGATCCGGCTTCGCCGAACGTCGTCGCGGGCGGCAAGCGGCCGTTCCACACGATCATCCCGGCGTTCGTGACCGAGGACGTCGACGGCCGCACCGAGGCCGTGATGAGCTTCGGCGTGATGGGCGGCGACATGCAGCCGCAGGGCCATCTTCAGACCGTCGTGCGGATGCTCGGCTACGGGCAGCAGCCGCAGGCCGCATGCGATGCGCCGCGCTGGAAGGTCAACCGCGACTTCACGCTCGACGTCGAAGCGACGATGAATCGTGCGACGGTCGACGCGCTGGCCGCCCGCGGCCATACGATCGAGTCGATCGACGATCCTTACATGGATTTCGGTTCGGGGCAGTTCATCTGGCGTCTCGATCGCGACGATCGCGAGCGTGGCTACGTCGCCGCGAGCGACAGCCGGCGCGACGGTCTGGCGGCCGGTTTCTGACGGATCGCTTCCGGTTTTCTCCTGGCGGTCGATGCGCTCGACGGGCGGCCGAAGGGCCGCCCGTTTCGTTTGGTGCGGCCCGTACCGTCGAATGGCTGCAAGCCGTTCGAAGGACTCGTCTAACGAACGGCAACAGACGCCGTGGAACTGCGCTTGTCGGCCATGGTCAGTGCTCTGGAGCACGAACATCAAAGTCCGGCTAAGATGCCAGGATGGTTCGGCCGGACCAATTCACTATAAACGCATGTAAGACGCCGCCTGCGGGACGGTTGGCGCCTGTGCCGAAGGCATGGGCCGGCCCCCGCGCGACGATTGGGAGCGCACCACCATGGACACTAAAACGACGCATGTCATGCCGTGGCGAATCGAGGACATCGACCTGAACCGGATCGATCGTCAGCGTGCCGCCGCGAACGAGGATCTGCTGCTGCTGCTGTGCGCGTCGTCGTTCATCGAAAGCGGCTCGGATCTCTACACGAGCAATCTGAGCGAATTCTTCAACGACGATCCTGAAGTCTCCGCGTGGCTCAACAATGCATGGGAGCACGAAGAATTGCAGCACGGTCGCGCGCTGAAGGCGTACATCGCGCACGTGTGGCCCGAGTTCGACTGGGATACCGCGTTCGCGAATTTCTTCGCCGAGTATTCGAAGACCTGCTCGGTCGAGGCGTTCGAGAAGACCCGCGCGCTCGAGATGGTCGCGCGCTGCGTCGTCGAGACGGGCACGGCCACGCTTTATCGCGCGATCAACGAATGCTCCGACGAGCCCGTGCTGAAGGAAATCACCGACAACATCCGCACGGACGAAGTGCGTCACTACAAGCACTTCTTCAAATTCTTCAAGAAGTACAACCAGCTCGAAGGCAATGGCCGGCTCGCGGTGCTCGGCGCGCTGACGCGCCGTGTGATGGAAATCAAGAACGAGGATTCCGAGATCGCGCTGCGCCACGTGTTTGCGGTCCGCTATCCGGATCGCGTCGGCGACAGCCAGTACAACCGCGAGCGCGCTGCGCGCATCAGTACGCTCGTGCGGCGCAACCTGTCGGCCGACATGTGCGTGAAGATGCTGCTCAAGCCGCTCGACCTGCCCGCGAAGATCCAGCCGGGCGTCCACTATCCGCTCACGAAGATCACGCGGCACGTATTCCTGCGCTGATCGCCGCGGCGCGGCCCGTCGGGCGTATGCTGCCGCATCGTCATCCGATCTGCACCAGGGCCACGCCACCATGACCGATACCCATCGCCACGCGCTCGAACAATGGACGTTCGACGCGTGGCCGCCGGCCGTCGTATCGCTGTTCGACGGCACCGCGCTCGAGCGTCATGCCGACCTCGCCGCCTCGTTGATCGTCGCGACCGACGACGGCCAGTTGCGCACGACGCTGCTCGGCGTCGGCGAGATCTATGCGCACGATGCGCGCACGCTGCTGGTCGCGTTATGGCCGCAATCGCGGGCGGCGCGCGCGCTCGCGCAACGGCGCGCG is part of the Burkholderia pyrrocinia genome and harbors:
- a CDS encoding LacI family DNA-binding transcriptional regulator → MAGESGPRWRKRTARFDEIAALAGVSTTTVDRVLNERGSVSAQARERVVAAARQLGVPRQLPDTRHGLIHVDVLLPDTDTPFFRRLQQALQRSLQMLDRRVVVHRTILPAADDERAAALIERPAYRRAALIVTARDTARVRDALAGAIARGETVVTMVTDIGGIDRVHYAGIDNYRAGRTAGYYIGRLTARPGRVLLLGGRMGYRAHVDRIAGCRDQLADAFAALRCDDEPVETLDQDDRCYRAVAKALQAHDDVVAIYNSGAGSAGIEAALRKAGAAGRVVWIGHEMLDQHRTFIEAGAMDLAIDQDPDGQAISALQHVLHACGIVEPPPPGDPVEFRVFCPANVRTSAYLQP
- a CDS encoding fatty acid desaturase family protein; protein product: MAHTDDQAHDRTAARRQAYRMIGGAGEHARAAGLVNAEWYRCAVPRPLMKQLMQRGDARAIRDTLIWYAAIAASGALAWLAWRAHSAWAIPAFFVYGTLYCSPADSRWHECGHGTAFRTRWMNDALYQVASFQVFRRATAWRWSHARHHTDTLVVGRDPEIAAPKPTDWLALALNVVALKHVAGELRKMIAVAFTGRLDDEERTYVPESEWPKVVREARIHLAVYALAAGASLYWHTILPLLYIGLPSLYGAWLYLYFGLTQHAGMPENVLDHRRNCRTVMMNPVFRFLYWNMNYHVEHHMFPMVPFHALPKLHEAVKADMPPPYRSTLAAYAEIVPALVRQTRDPSHYVVRPVPDTARA
- a CDS encoding non-heme iron oxygenase ferredoxin subunit; its protein translation is MTQWIDTGALDDIDDEDVARFDHAGRTYAIYRIDGHVYASDGLCTHERVHLADGLVMDHVIECPKHNGRFDVRDGRPLSAPACEKLRTYRAKIEGGRILIEV
- a CDS encoding NAD(P)/FAD-dependent oxidoreductase, with product MTNDRVMAIVGAGHAGGRAAQVLRESGWRGRIVLIGAEAHLPYERPPLSKGVLTGERSAAQCRLRDPDAWAADAIEPVVATVERIDPHAREVRVSGARVFGYDALLLATGARVRRLAIPGAALDGVFALRTLDDAAALGARLVPDARIVLIGGGFIGLEVAASARLCGCRVTVLDAAPRLLGRAVPETIASRVQALHEEQGVAIRVNRKPVAIERTSGGALAVVLDDGDTLFADTVVAGIGIEPADELARDAGLAVDRGIVVNARLETSARGIYAAGDVAVFPSALSGRPVRQETWHGAETQARAAARNMLGADAPYRELPWFWSDQYDAQLQVAGEPALGELAVARRLEGDAEIHFHFDGGGRLVAASGFGRASGFVKEMKLARRLVEFGVAVVPAALADANVKLKSLLPASGGG
- a CDS encoding MIP/aquaporin family protein, encoding MSPYIAEFIGTAILVLLGNGAVANVLLAKTKGKGADLIVIVWGWAMAVFVAVYVTASFSGAHLNPIVTISLALAGKFTWSKVGGYILAQMLGGMAGALLVWLAYRQHFAKEADADLKLAVFCTAPAIRSVRHNVLTEAICTFVLILGVLYLASPQVGLGALDALPVGLLVLGIGISLGGPTGYAMSPARDLAPRLMHALLPIPGKRDSDWRYAWIPVVGPLIGGSLASVLYLQLHVPH
- the glpK gene encoding glycerol kinase GlpK, producing MQDQYILALDQGTTSSRAMLFDRQGNIVSIAQKEFEQIYPQPGWVEHDPQEIWSTQAGVAAEAVTRTGLNGTSIAAIGITNQRETTIVWDRETGQPVYNAIVWQDRRTADFCDSLKQQGLEAKVRAKTGLPIDSYFSATKIRWILDNVPGARDKARQGKLAFGTVDSWLVWNFTKHELHVTDVTNASRTMLFNIHTREWDNELLELLDIPRSMLPEVKASSEIYGYTKTTVFASKIPLAGIAGDQQAALFGQMCTTSGMVKNTYGTGCFLMMNTGDKPIESKNNLVTTIAWQIGDDVQYALEGSIFIAGAVVQWLRDGVGVIKTAAEIEALAASVPHTDGVYLVPAFAGLGAPHWNARARGSVFGVTRGTTSAHLARAALDAIAYQSLDVLAAMEADSGISIGELRVDGGASANNLLMQFQADLLGVDAVRPQITETTALGAAYLAGLAIGYWKNLDEVRSQWQLDRRFSPSMPKEQVERCMAGWQRAVRAAKAWADDTQ